One window of the Emcibacter sp. genome contains the following:
- a CDS encoding Trm112 family protein encodes MTDEQQPEKANYGKVDPKLLEVLACPVTKEPLEYDRDAGELISRKAGLAFPIRDGIPIMLVEEARELDAD; translated from the coding sequence ATGACCGACGAACAGCAGCCGGAAAAAGCCAACTACGGCAAGGTGGACCCGAAACTTCTTGAGGTTCTGGCCTGCCCGGTGACCAAGGAGCCGCTGGAATATGACCGGGACGCGGGCGAACTGATCAGCCGCAAGGCAGGCCTTGCCTTTCCGATCCGCGACGGCATTCCCATCATGCTGGTCGAGGAAGCCCGCGAACTGGATGCGGACTGA
- a CDS encoding UbiH/UbiF/VisC/COQ6 family ubiquinone biosynthesis hydroxylase, producing MGLDSDVIISGSGVAGMTLALGLARQGLKCTLIDRMDLAPTLNDEFDGRSYAISHAPYMMLESLGLWEKIGSEAQPINEIRVTDGFSPLYLHFDEKELGEGPLGYMVEVRHIRKGLYDALTAEKNITLLMPEHVTGCRASIGHTEVTLSNGKKITASLLVAAEGRHSPLRDLHGIKCRTWNYHQQGIVTTVEHELDHGGIAHERFFPGGPFAILPLRNNRSSIVWTEPEDLAPTIMGLSEDAFNRELAKKFGDFLGEVRSLGQRWCYPLTLQLADRYTANRFCLVGDSAHGIHPIAGQGFNLGLRDIAVLLEVIVDRARLGGDIGAADVLDHYARWRRTDNVTLAVVTDGLTRLFSNDIAPVRLARRVGLGLVNEIPPLRKFFMRHARGTVGELPRLLKGEAL from the coding sequence ATGGGTCTAGACAGTGATGTAATTATTTCCGGCAGCGGTGTCGCAGGAATGACACTGGCGCTCGGGCTTGCCCGTCAGGGCCTGAAATGCACCCTCATTGACCGGATGGATCTGGCGCCGACCCTGAATGATGAATTTGACGGCCGCTCCTACGCCATTTCCCACGCCCCCTATATGATGCTTGAAAGTCTTGGTTTGTGGGAAAAGATCGGATCAGAAGCCCAGCCCATCAATGAAATCCGGGTCACCGATGGTTTCTCGCCGCTTTACCTGCATTTTGATGAAAAAGAACTGGGCGAAGGTCCGCTGGGCTATATGGTCGAGGTCCGCCATATCCGCAAAGGGCTCTATGACGCCCTGACTGCCGAGAAAAACATCACCCTGCTGATGCCGGAGCATGTTACCGGTTGCCGGGCCTCAATCGGCCATACAGAAGTAACCCTTTCCAACGGCAAGAAAATAACGGCGTCCCTTCTGGTTGCCGCAGAAGGACGGCATTCACCGTTACGCGATCTGCATGGCATCAAATGCCGGACCTGGAATTATCATCAACAGGGGATCGTCACCACTGTCGAACATGAACTGGATCACGGCGGCATTGCCCATGAACGGTTCTTTCCCGGCGGCCCCTTTGCCATTCTTCCCTTACGCAACAACCGCTCCTCCATCGTCTGGACGGAGCCGGAGGACCTCGCCCCCACAATCATGGGACTGTCAGAGGACGCCTTTAACCGGGAACTGGCCAAAAAGTTCGGCGACTTCCTTGGCGAAGTTCGCTCTCTCGGCCAGCGCTGGTGTTATCCCCTGACCCTGCAGCTGGCGGACCGTTATACGGCCAATCGTTTCTGTCTTGTCGGCGATTCCGCCCATGGCATTCACCCCATCGCCGGACAGGGATTTAATCTGGGACTGCGGGATATTGCCGTGTTGCTGGAAGTGATTGTCGACCGGGCCCGGCTCGGTGGCGACATTGGGGCGGCAGATGTGCTTGATCATTACGCCCGCTGGCGCCGCACCGACAATGTCACCCTGGCCGTGGTCACCGACGGCCTGACCAGACTGTTCTCAAATGATATAGCCCCCGTCCGCCTGGCCCGCAGGGTCGGGCTTGGCCTGGTCAATGAAATCCCGCCCTTAAGGAAGTTCTTTATGCGCCATGCGCGCGGTACCGTCGGGGAACTGCCACGCTTATTGAAAGGCGAGGCGCTCTAG
- a CDS encoding 3-hydroxybutyrate oligomer hydrolase family protein — MTLTLTRLKLLSVTVASLAGVITLSACNGERSEAQKPASLIGMETRTYYGGEDNDLLTAGLGTAGLRGAEPKPADPLAPTLEEIRRLTIYSNFRALVDVTDDGGYGRLYGPKGDGKAGGYEYLVMGHIEGLNHPVTYMIQVPDNFDAGDPCLVTAPSSGGRTVYGAVGTVGSWALPKGCAVAYTDKATGIGMQFLGQGLVYDMHGRLVKAGEGQSPFQLEVTEALKAYAQENPDHIALKHAHSKDNSMKDWGQTVLESIRVGFYILNKYHRPEEAGKTYNKETVTVIASSISNGGYSSLKAAEQDTEGLIDAVVVSEPNVSPDMAGVGPVSIAWGDHELAVTGRQFLDYSSKANVLMACALLAEPADVPLKLFIPLGDQGLANRCRTLAEKGLVRGETAEEQSRDARAQLGAYGFLEDSSLMDGFSVFSEIWPAVVGDYAPAFGRYGVEDDLCGVAIGATGKAGKLEDYPLARKHVNFAKSTGMIPSNDINWVRKSADGWKRAQFTPNAENGLLDHDATSALCFDDKVRNDPAILKGRDEVRNSADLGGRPAIIVHGRRDSLIHVNFSSRPYYALNKLREGGNSGLSFYEVRNGQHFDALAMLPAFAAKLAPMHYYFEQSLDLMWDHLKKGTPLPPSQLLDTRERGMGADGKVPPLGEKHLPEIAAEPGDMEITFDGSRLNVPE; from the coding sequence ATGACCCTGACCCTGACCAGACTGAAATTGCTGTCCGTAACTGTCGCTTCGCTAGCCGGAGTGATAACGCTCTCTGCTTGTAACGGGGAGAGGTCAGAAGCGCAGAAACCTGCTTCCCTGATCGGAATGGAAACCCGGACCTATTACGGGGGCGAGGACAATGATCTGCTGACGGCTGGTCTGGGTACGGCAGGATTGCGGGGGGCAGAGCCCAAACCCGCTGACCCGCTTGCCCCGACGCTGGAGGAAATCCGCCGGCTCACCATCTATTCCAATTTCCGGGCCTTGGTGGATGTGACAGACGACGGTGGTTACGGTCGCCTGTATGGCCCCAAAGGGGACGGCAAAGCCGGCGGGTATGAATATCTGGTGATGGGACATATTGAAGGCCTCAATCATCCGGTGACCTATATGATCCAGGTGCCGGACAATTTCGATGCTGGGGATCCCTGCCTGGTGACGGCGCCGTCATCCGGCGGCCGCACTGTGTACGGGGCAGTGGGCACGGTGGGCAGCTGGGCCCTGCCCAAGGGCTGTGCTGTGGCCTATACGGACAAGGCGACTGGAATCGGCATGCAGTTTCTGGGGCAAGGGCTGGTCTATGATATGCATGGACGGCTGGTGAAAGCAGGCGAGGGGCAATCCCCCTTCCAGCTTGAGGTAACGGAAGCCCTGAAAGCCTATGCACAGGAAAACCCCGACCATATCGCCCTGAAACACGCCCATTCAAAAGACAACAGCATGAAGGACTGGGGCCAGACGGTGCTGGAGTCGATCCGGGTGGGTTTTTATATCCTGAATAAATATCACCGGCCCGAAGAAGCCGGCAAAACATATAACAAAGAAACTGTGACGGTGATTGCGTCCAGTATCTCCAACGGAGGATACAGCAGCCTGAAGGCGGCAGAACAGGACACCGAGGGACTTATCGATGCCGTTGTGGTGTCCGAGCCCAATGTGTCGCCGGACATGGCCGGTGTGGGGCCGGTGTCCATCGCCTGGGGCGATCATGAACTTGCGGTGACCGGACGGCAGTTCCTTGATTATAGCAGCAAGGCCAATGTGCTTATGGCCTGTGCTCTGTTGGCGGAACCTGCTGATGTGCCGTTGAAACTCTTTATTCCCCTGGGCGACCAGGGGCTGGCCAATCGTTGCCGTACCCTGGCGGAAAAGGGACTGGTGCGGGGAGAGACCGCGGAAGAACAGTCCCGGGATGCCCGGGCCCAGCTCGGGGCTTACGGATTTCTGGAAGACAGCAGCCTGATGGACGGGTTCTCGGTCTTTTCCGAAATCTGGCCGGCCGTGGTAGGCGATTATGCGCCGGCCTTCGGGCGCTATGGGGTGGAGGATGATCTGTGTGGCGTGGCCATTGGCGCGACCGGCAAAGCAGGAAAACTGGAGGATTATCCACTGGCCCGCAAGCATGTGAATTTTGCCAAAAGCACCGGTATGATTCCGAGCAACGACATCAACTGGGTCAGAAAGTCGGCTGATGGCTGGAAACGTGCCCAATTTACGCCCAATGCGGAAAATGGCCTGCTGGATCATGATGCAACGAGTGCGCTTTGTTTTGACGATAAAGTCCGCAACGATCCGGCGATCCTTAAAGGCAGGGATGAAGTGCGCAACAGTGCTGATCTCGGCGGCCGCCCGGCCATCATCGTGCATGGCCGGAGGGACAGCCTGATCCATGTGAATTTTTCCTCCCGGCCCTATTACGCCCTGAACAAGCTGAGGGAGGGGGGAAACTCCGGCCTCAGTTTTTATGAAGTGCGCAATGGTCAGCATTTTGATGCCCTTGCCATGTTGCCGGCTTTCGCCGCCAAACTGGCGCCCATGCATTATTATTTTGAACAGTCACTGGACCTGATGTGGGATCATCTGAAAAAGGGCACACCGCTGCCGCCGAGCCAGCTTCTGGATACCCGGGAGCGGGGCATGGGGGCAGACGGCAAGGTACCGCCGCTTGGCGAAAAGCATTTGCCGGAGATCGCGGCCGAGCCGGGGGATATGGAAATTACATTTGACGGCAGTCGCCTGAACGTTCCAGAATAG
- a CDS encoding LON peptidase substrate-binding domain-containing protein — translation MFGLEELPREIPAFPLTRALLLPKGQLYLNVFEPRYLEMVKHAREGQGVIGMIQPLPAEGFGPGSIALDNLGCGPDNPPLYKVGCLGMISDYESSDSGATTIMLTGLSRFDVIEELPQQHKYRVLSVSYDNYPDDCGAPPRSPDIDRYRLQDLLKRSLEARNLSAEWGDFFDRAEDEVLINELAKYCVTSSGETQAVLEAKNLKARFDLMISLLEFSLAGPSGPNDKHYH, via the coding sequence ATGTTCGGACTTGAGGAACTGCCCCGGGAAATACCGGCGTTTCCGCTGACGAGGGCGCTGCTGTTGCCCAAGGGTCAGCTTTACCTCAACGTTTTTGAACCACGGTATCTGGAAATGGTCAAACATGCCCGCGAAGGGCAGGGGGTTATCGGCATGATACAGCCTCTGCCGGCGGAAGGTTTCGGGCCGGGAAGTATTGCCCTGGATAACCTTGGTTGTGGTCCGGACAACCCGCCACTTTATAAGGTCGGCTGCCTGGGTATGATCTCTGATTATGAATCCAGTGACAGCGGTGCGACCACCATCATGCTGACTGGCCTCAGCCGGTTTGATGTTATTGAGGAGTTACCGCAACAACACAAGTACCGGGTACTGAGCGTGAGTTATGACAATTATCCGGATGATTGCGGGGCACCGCCAAGATCCCCCGACATTGACCGCTACCGGCTTCAGGATCTTTTGAAACGTTCCCTTGAGGCCCGCAATCTGTCGGCGGAATGGGGTGATTTTTTCGACCGGGCGGAAGACGAGGTGCTGATCAATGAACTGGCCAAATATTGTGTGACCAGTTCCGGCGAAACCCAGGCCGTTCTCGAGGCGAAAAACCTGAAGGCCCGGTTTGACCTGATGATCAGTCTATTGGAATTCAGTCTGGCCGGACCGTCCGGACCAAACGACAAACATTATCATTAA
- a CDS encoding response regulator transcription factor, with the protein MRNQKTIIIADDHPLFRTALQQAIGQAFGDCRIHEAGTLDDLQQLLESIQTPDFLLLDLQMPGTFGYSGLIFIREHYPELPIVIVSGNDGTSTIHQCLNYGAAGFIAKSLSLPEMSEALKTVDGGQVWIPETARNSHPAPDPGKQDVARILGSLTPQQYRVLSYMAQGLLNKQIAYEMDLSISTVKAHMTSILKKFGMFRRTQIVAAMKQLDLEELDQPQNNA; encoded by the coding sequence ATGCGCAACCAGAAAACCATCATCATCGCCGATGACCACCCCCTTTTCCGAACGGCCCTTCAGCAGGCCATCGGACAGGCTTTTGGCGACTGCCGCATCCATGAAGCAGGCACGCTGGATGACCTTCAGCAGCTTCTGGAAAGCATCCAGACGCCGGATTTTCTTCTCCTTGACCTGCAGATGCCGGGCACCTTCGGCTATTCGGGTCTTATTTTTATCCGTGAACACTATCCGGAACTGCCGATTGTCATTGTCTCAGGCAATGATGGGACCTCCACCATTCACCAATGCCTGAATTACGGCGCGGCCGGTTTTATTGCCAAATCCCTGAGCCTGCCGGAAATGTCCGAAGCCCTTAAAACTGTGGACGGAGGGCAGGTCTGGATTCCGGAGACCGCCCGCAACAGCCACCCCGCGCCTGATCCGGGCAAGCAGGATGTAGCCCGAATTCTCGGCAGTCTTACCCCGCAGCAGTACCGGGTCCTGAGCTATATGGCACAGGGGCTGCTCAATAAACAGATCGCCTACGAGATGGATCTGTCCATTTCCACCGTCAAGGCGCATATGACCTCGATCCTGAAAAAATTCGGTATGTTCCGTCGCACCCAGATTGTCGCCGCCATGAAACAGCTTGATCTGGAAGAACTGGACCAGCCGCAAAATAATGCCTGA
- a CDS encoding prolyl-tRNA synthetase associated domain-containing protein — MTRPEEEKLFKCFEELGIETRTTRHVPLFTVEESQAVCGGIEGGHCKNLFLKDKKGNLLLVVLLEDRRLDVKALQKSDKLDVGRLSFGSADLMQEVLGVTPGSVTPFSLVNLPAKYREGGFSLILDRQMMGHELLNYHPLHNEATTTIRSGDLVKFIRHFGIEPIIMDFDAAVL, encoded by the coding sequence ATGACGAGACCTGAAGAAGAAAAACTCTTTAAATGTTTTGAGGAACTGGGAATCGAAACCCGGACTACCCGTCATGTACCACTATTCACGGTAGAAGAAAGCCAGGCCGTATGCGGTGGCATCGAGGGCGGCCATTGCAAAAACCTGTTTCTCAAGGACAAGAAGGGAAATCTACTGCTTGTGGTGCTGCTGGAAGACCGTCGCCTCGACGTCAAGGCCCTGCAGAAAAGCGATAAACTTGATGTCGGCCGCTTAAGTTTCGGTTCGGCCGACCTGATGCAGGAAGTATTGGGCGTCACACCCGGATCGGTCACCCCCTTCAGCTTGGTCAACCTTCCGGCCAAATATCGCGAAGGCGGATTTTCACTGATTCTTGATCGGCAGATGATGGGTCACGAGCTTCTGAATTACCACCCCCTGCATAACGAAGCGACGACGACAATCCGCAGCGGGGATCTGGTGAAATTTATCCGCCATTTTGGAATTGAGCCGATAATTATGGATTTTGATGCGGCCGTTCTTTAA
- a CDS encoding P-II family nitrogen regulator, with translation MKMITAIIKPFKLDEVREALTGIGVEGLTVNEVKGYGRQQGHSEIYRGAEYDVAFVPKVRLELAVKEDLAEKAIEAVRQAAYSGRIGDGKIFVVDLEQAMRIRTGETGEDAL, from the coding sequence ATGAAAATGATAACTGCAATAATAAAGCCGTTCAAGCTGGATGAGGTGCGTGAGGCCCTCACCGGTATCGGCGTTGAAGGTCTCACTGTCAATGAGGTCAAGGGTTATGGTCGTCAACAGGGCCATTCCGAAATCTATCGCGGTGCCGAATATGACGTTGCCTTTGTGCCTAAGGTTCGTCTTGAACTGGCCGTGAAAGAGGATCTCGCTGAAAAAGCGATCGAGGCTGTCAGACAGGCTGCCTATTCCGGCCGCATTGGCGACGGCAAAATTTTCGTGGTCGACCTTGAGCAGGCCATGCGGATCAGGACAGGAGAGACGGGCGAAGACGCCCTTTAG
- a CDS encoding PAS domain-containing hybrid sensor histidine kinase/response regulator translates to MADLLSNWTIILISLIFMGGLFFMAWLGDRRAETLNRSRWRPVIYGLGFAVHSTTWAMYGTIGQSAQNGWVFGPTYVGGILVMLFAVGFVEKMLTVGHRQNITSIADFISARYGKSQSLAILVTLVAIIGVTPYIALQLKALAGSFNVLTGGFAEQSWPSSSLPFGRDTALFVAVLMVLFSILFGTRRIVSSERHEGLMLVIAFLSLFKLLVFIGAGLFVTYGLFDGLGDLIDRAAAAGIYDHVPETKSSEYSFLSSIVLGGLAIFCLPRSFHVIVVENTRVSDLKVARWIFIAFLFLIGLFIWPITSAGLLILPAGANADMFILDLPLSSGHPVLAITVYLGGLAAAVSMVIISTVALSIMICNDVVMPLLLRLPFFTRDKTRDFSMIVRLVRRLAIVLIISLAYLYYRILASYSELASFGLLSMALLSQFAPPLIGGMYWKQGHRRGVMAGLLAGFAVCFYTLLIPELARSGLWTGDVIREGLFGQGWLRPEALFGTDFMDTVGHGLFWSLLINTGLYVFVSLRSRANLVEHIQAATFTDQDHSGAGEDLSQFREVVNNADLQTLAERFIGEEAAQEAFRKFADDKGLVLLPSEKAVGATILFTERLLAGAIGSASARVVLKMALEGSNIKLDDFVSIVDEASTVFQYNRDLLQSSMDNVSPGISVVDHNLRMVAWNRSYEKILGYPDGFLYEGRHVSELIRFCADRGDFGNSDPEEEIRKRLEYMDAGSAYTYQRFRRDGTVIEMRGKPMPGGGFVTSYTDITEFKKAEAALKEANETLEQRVAERTRELATAKAEAEDANRSKTRFLAAVSHDVLQPLNAARIFTSALDQNSVDSKTGDLIGHLDTSLNSVEEILKEVLDISKLEAGAIRPEVTDFALEDVVAGLRTEFQPLYVNKGLDLRMLCSGYIVRSDRQFLRRILQNFLSNALKYTRTGRVLMGCRRQGETLRIEVWDTGNGIPEEYLDQIFGEFQRLDFLDQSTEKGLGLGLAIVQRMARMLNHKVTVRSEHGRGSVFSITVPIGIRQGRAIPAAEAAPGPLNNFTGRRVFCLDNDRSILIGMEALLGNWKCDVTGCRNEEEFLDAMEQGAPDVILADYHLDGVRTGIDVVSACNATRSPAIPCIVISADQTEQVKKEARGTGYYYLPKPLRAASLRTVLAKVWEGS, encoded by the coding sequence TTGGCAGACCTTCTGAGTAACTGGACTATCATCCTGATTTCCCTCATTTTCATGGGGGGGCTGTTTTTCATGGCCTGGCTCGGGGACCGGCGGGCGGAGACGCTTAACCGGTCCCGCTGGCGTCCGGTGATCTACGGTCTGGGTTTTGCCGTCCACAGCACCACCTGGGCCATGTATGGCACCATCGGCCAATCGGCCCAGAACGGCTGGGTTTTCGGTCCCACCTATGTGGGCGGCATTCTGGTGATGCTGTTTGCGGTGGGGTTTGTGGAAAAAATGCTCACCGTCGGCCACCGGCAGAATATCACCTCGATTGCCGATTTCATTTCCGCCCGGTATGGCAAGTCCCAGTCCCTGGCCATCCTGGTGACCCTGGTCGCCATCATCGGTGTGACCCCTTATATCGCCCTGCAGCTGAAGGCGCTGGCCGGCAGCTTCAATGTGCTGACCGGTGGTTTTGCGGAACAGAGCTGGCCCTCCTCCTCTCTCCCGTTCGGCCGGGACACAGCCCTGTTCGTGGCGGTGCTGATGGTTCTGTTTTCCATTCTGTTCGGCACCCGCCGGATTGTGTCTTCGGAACGGCATGAAGGCCTGATGCTGGTGATTGCCTTCCTGTCCCTGTTCAAGCTTCTGGTTTTTATCGGTGCCGGCCTGTTTGTGACCTACGGCCTGTTTGATGGTCTCGGGGATCTGATCGACCGGGCGGCAGCGGCCGGGATCTATGATCATGTGCCGGAGACAAAATCGTCTGAATATAGTTTCCTGTCGTCCATTGTTCTGGGCGGGCTGGCCATTTTCTGTCTGCCCCGGTCCTTCCATGTGATTGTGGTGGAAAATACCCGGGTTTCCGACCTGAAAGTGGCGCGCTGGATTTTCATTGCCTTCCTGTTTCTGATCGGCCTGTTTATCTGGCCGATCACCAGCGCCGGTCTTCTGATCTTGCCGGCAGGCGCCAATGCGGACATGTTCATTCTGGATCTGCCGCTGTCGTCCGGACATCCCGTCCTTGCGATCACCGTCTATCTTGGCGGTCTGGCGGCGGCGGTCAGTATGGTGATCATCTCCACCGTGGCGCTCAGTATCATGATCTGTAACGATGTGGTGATGCCGCTTCTGCTGCGTCTGCCTTTTTTTACCCGCGACAAGACCCGGGATTTTTCCATGATCGTGCGGCTGGTGCGCCGGCTCGCCATCGTGCTGATCATCAGTCTTGCCTATCTCTATTACCGGATCCTGGCCAGTTATTCGGAACTGGCGTCATTTGGTTTGCTGTCCATGGCCCTGCTCAGCCAGTTTGCCCCGCCGCTGATCGGCGGCATGTACTGGAAACAGGGGCACCGGCGCGGGGTAATGGCCGGCCTGCTGGCCGGTTTTGCCGTCTGTTTCTATACCCTGCTCATTCCCGAACTGGCCCGCTCCGGCCTGTGGACCGGCGATGTAATCCGGGAGGGGCTGTTCGGTCAGGGCTGGCTTCGCCCCGAAGCCCTGTTCGGCACAGACTTCATGGATACGGTGGGGCACGGCCTGTTCTGGAGCCTGCTGATCAACACGGGACTCTACGTGTTTGTTTCGCTCAGATCCCGGGCGAACTTGGTGGAACATATCCAGGCGGCCACCTTCACCGACCAGGATCATAGCGGCGCCGGGGAGGACCTGAGCCAGTTCCGGGAAGTGGTCAATAACGCAGATCTGCAGACCCTGGCGGAACGTTTTATTGGCGAAGAGGCGGCGCAGGAGGCCTTCCGCAAATTTGCCGATGACAAGGGCCTGGTCCTGTTGCCGTCGGAAAAGGCGGTCGGCGCGACCATCCTGTTTACCGAACGGCTGCTGGCTGGTGCCATCGGATCGGCCTCGGCCCGGGTGGTGCTGAAAATGGCGCTTGAGGGAAGCAATATAAAGCTGGATGATTTTGTCAGCATCGTTGATGAGGCCTCCACGGTCTTTCAATATAACCGGGACCTGCTGCAGTCTTCCATGGATAATGTGAGCCCGGGCATCAGTGTGGTCGACCATAATCTGCGCATGGTCGCCTGGAACCGTAGCTATGAGAAAATCCTCGGCTATCCTGACGGCTTTCTTTATGAAGGGCGGCATGTATCGGAATTGATCCGTTTCTGTGCGGACCGGGGCGATTTCGGTAACAGCGACCCGGAAGAGGAAATCCGCAAGCGGCTCGAATATATGGATGCGGGCTCCGCCTACACCTACCAGCGATTCCGCAGGGACGGCACGGTGATTGAAATGCGCGGCAAGCCCATGCCGGGGGGCGGGTTCGTTACCAGCTATACGGATATTACCGAATTCAAGAAGGCGGAAGCAGCCCTCAAGGAAGCCAATGAAACCCTGGAGCAGCGGGTGGCGGAACGCACCCGCGAACTGGCTACGGCCAAGGCGGAGGCGGAAGACGCCAACCGCAGCAAGACGCGGTTTCTGGCCGCCGTCAGCCATGATGTTCTGCAGCCGCTGAATGCAGCCCGGATCTTCACCTCTGCCCTGGATCAGAATTCCGTCGACAGCAAGACCGGGGACCTGATCGGTCATCTCGATACGTCGCTGAATTCGGTAGAGGAAATCCTCAAGGAGGTGCTGGATATTTCCAAGCTGGAAGCCGGCGCAATCCGGCCGGAAGTGACTGACTTTGCCCTGGAGGATGTGGTGGCCGGTCTCCGCACTGAATTCCAGCCTCTGTATGTGAACAAGGGGCTTGACCTGCGGATGCTGTGTTCCGGTTATATTGTGCGCAGCGACCGGCAGTTTCTGCGGCGTATATTGCAGAATTTCCTGTCCAATGCCCTGAAATATACCCGGACGGGCCGGGTTCTGATGGGCTGCCGGCGTCAGGGGGAAACACTCCGGATCGAGGTCTGGGATACTGGCAACGGCATCCCGGAAGAATATCTTGACCAGATTTTCGGTGAATTCCAGCGTCTTGATTTCCTTGACCAGTCGACGGAGAAGGGGCTGGGGCTCGGCCTTGCCATTGTCCAGCGCATGGCCCGCATGCTGAATCACAAGGTAACGGTCAGGTCGGAACATGGCCGCGGCAGCGTCTTTTCCATCACGGTGCCGATCGGCATCCGGCAGGGCCGGGCGATACCTGCGGCCGAGGCCGCGCCAGGGCCGTTGAATAATTTTACCGGCCGCAGGGTATTCTGTCTTGATAACGATCGCTCGATCCTGATTGGCATGGAGGCCCTGCTGGGCAACTGGAAATGCGACGTGACCGGTTGTCGCAATGAAGAGGAATTCCTGGATGCGATGGAGCAGGGTGCGCCGGATGTGATCCTTGCTGATTATCACCTGGACGGCGTGCGCACCGGCATTGACGTGGTCTCTGCCTGTAATGCAACACGGTCACCAGCTATCCCCTGTATAGTGATTTCCGCCGACCAGACGGAACAGGTCAAGAAAGAAGCCCGGGGAACCGGCTATTATTATCTGCCGAAACCGCTCCGGGCGGCCTCCCTCAGGACGGTGCTGGCGAAAGTCTGGGAAGGTAGCTGA
- the trxA gene encoding thioredoxin has translation MQYMDGADQGQAGLITDTDTSTFMADVIEASQQVPVLVDFWAPWCEPCKALTPVLEKVVNEAGGAVRLAKINIDENQQIAAQMQIRSVPTVVAFKDGRPVDAFAGALPADKIKEFIAKFAGDIGPSPIEQMLEHAGMLVEERDFESAGGIYSQILQAEPQNVIAIAGLTRVLIEMGDLENAENVLNSAPANLESKPEITSARAALDMARQAGDLGDVKELEAMLFENPDNHQARFDLALAFWAQGRRDDAGDQLLKIIARDREWQDDGARAQLVKFFEIAGPTDPFTVSARRKLSSLLFA, from the coding sequence ATGCAGTATATGGACGGAGCCGACCAGGGACAGGCGGGACTGATAACGGACACGGATACCTCCACATTCATGGCGGACGTGATCGAGGCGTCCCAGCAGGTGCCCGTACTTGTGGATTTCTGGGCACCTTGGTGTGAACCCTGCAAAGCGCTGACCCCGGTGCTGGAGAAAGTGGTGAACGAGGCCGGCGGGGCGGTTCGCCTGGCCAAGATCAATATTGATGAAAACCAGCAGATTGCCGCCCAGATGCAAATCAGGTCCGTGCCGACCGTTGTCGCCTTCAAGGACGGCCGACCGGTGGATGCCTTTGCCGGCGCGCTGCCCGCAGATAAAATCAAGGAATTCATCGCCAAATTTGCCGGCGACATTGGTCCGTCGCCGATTGAACAGATGCTGGAACATGCCGGGATGCTGGTTGAAGAGCGTGACTTTGAAAGTGCCGGTGGCATCTATTCACAGATTCTGCAGGCCGAACCGCAAAATGTTATTGCGATTGCCGGGCTGACCCGTGTTCTTATTGAAATGGGTGATCTGGAAAATGCCGAAAATGTGCTCAACAGCGCCCCGGCCAATCTGGAAAGCAAACCGGAGATCACCTCTGCGCGGGCGGCGCTGGATATGGCCCGCCAGGCCGGTGACCTTGGTGACGTCAAGGAACTGGAAGCCATGCTGTTCGAGAATCCGGACAATCATCAGGCCCGGTTTGATCTGGCCCTGGCTTTCTGGGCCCAGGGACGACGGGACGACGCCGGTGACCAGTTGCTGAAAATTATCGCCAGGGACCGGGAATGGCAGGACGACGGCGCCCGGGCCCAACTTGTAAAATTCTTTGAGATTGCCGGCCCGACTGATCCTTTTACCGTATCGGCGCGCCGTAAACTTTCCAGTCTTCTTTTTGCCTGA